A DNA window from Micromonospora sp. NBC_01739 contains the following coding sequences:
- a CDS encoding S8 family peptidase — protein sequence MALPQRSVLVGLAALAMVAAATPAMAAEPVGTIRSAGGATAVKDSYIVVFKDSEVSRTAVGSSVERLLRRHGGATARTYSTAIRGAELRISAKAAARIAADPAVAYVEQNHTVQLAATQTNPPSWGLDRIDQRNLPLNSSYTYPNTASNVTSYIIDTGIRTSHSDFGGRATWGTNAVDSNNTDCNGHGTHVAGTVGGTAYGVAKATRLVAVKVLNCSGSGTNAGVIAGVDWVTANAVKPAVANMSLGGGANTTLDNAVINSINSGVTFVVAAGNGNSLGVRQNACNYSPARTAPAITVGATQNNDAAASFSNFGTCVDILAPGVSITAPWITNDTSTNTISGTSMASPHVAGAAALVLSANPSWSNQQVRDYLVNNSTPNVISNVGTGTPNQLLYVVNGSTPPPTNDFSVSVSPTSGSVAPGGSATASVSTATTNGSAQSVSLSASGLPSGATASFSPATVTSGGSSTLTISTSASTPAGTYPVTITGSAASGTKTATYTLTVTGSGSGSCSGTNGTDVSIPDAGSAVTSSITIAGCNRNASSSSTVAVNIVHTYRGDLVIDLLAPDGSSYRLKNSSGSDSTDNVNTTYTVNLSSEAANGTWRLQVRDVYRADTGYLNTWTLNL from the coding sequence ATGGCTCTTCCACAAAGGTCCGTTCTCGTCGGGTTGGCTGCGTTGGCCATGGTGGCGGCAGCGACGCCGGCCATGGCCGCCGAACCGGTCGGCACCATCCGAAGCGCCGGCGGCGCCACCGCCGTCAAGGACAGCTACATCGTCGTGTTCAAGGACAGCGAGGTGAGCCGTACCGCGGTCGGTTCCTCGGTGGAACGCCTGCTGCGCCGCCACGGTGGAGCCACGGCCCGCACCTACAGCACCGCCATCCGGGGCGCCGAGCTGCGGATCAGCGCCAAGGCGGCGGCCCGGATCGCCGCGGATCCGGCGGTGGCGTACGTCGAGCAGAACCACACCGTGCAACTGGCGGCCACCCAGACCAACCCCCCGTCCTGGGGCCTGGACCGCATCGACCAGCGCAACCTGCCGCTGAACAGCTCCTACACGTACCCCAATACGGCCTCGAACGTGACCTCGTACATCATCGACACCGGCATCCGGACCTCCCACTCGGACTTCGGCGGCCGGGCGACCTGGGGCACCAACGCGGTCGACTCCAACAACACCGACTGCAACGGCCACGGCACCCACGTCGCCGGTACGGTCGGCGGCACCGCGTACGGCGTCGCCAAGGCGACCCGACTGGTGGCCGTCAAGGTGCTCAACTGCTCCGGCAGCGGCACCAACGCCGGGGTCATCGCCGGGGTCGACTGGGTCACCGCGAACGCGGTCAAGCCCGCCGTGGCCAACATGAGCCTCGGTGGCGGGGCGAACACCACCCTCGACAACGCGGTGATCAACTCGATCAACTCCGGTGTCACCTTCGTGGTGGCCGCCGGTAACGGCAACAGCCTCGGGGTCCGGCAGAACGCCTGCAACTACTCCCCGGCCCGAACCGCACCGGCGATCACGGTCGGCGCCACCCAGAACAACGACGCCGCCGCCAGTTTCTCCAACTTCGGCACCTGCGTCGACATCCTGGCGCCCGGCGTGAGCATCACGGCCCCGTGGATCACCAACGACACCTCGACGAACACCATCAGCGGTACCTCGATGGCCTCGCCGCATGTCGCCGGTGCCGCCGCCCTGGTGCTCTCGGCCAACCCGTCCTGGAGCAACCAGCAGGTGCGGGACTACCTGGTCAACAACTCCACCCCGAACGTGATCAGCAACGTGGGCACCGGTACCCCCAACCAGCTGCTCTACGTGGTCAACGGCAGCACCCCGCCGCCGACCAACGACTTCTCGGTCTCGGTCTCGCCGACCTCGGGTTCGGTCGCGCCGGGCGGTTCGGCGACCGCCTCGGTGTCCACCGCCACCACCAACGGCTCGGCCCAGTCGGTAAGCCTCTCGGCCAGCGGCCTGCCGTCCGGGGCGACCGCCTCGTTCAGCCCGGCCACGGTCACCTCGGGCGGGTCCTCGACCCTGACCATCAGCACCTCGGCCAGCACCCCGGCCGGCACCTACCCGGTGACCATCACCGGTAGCGCGGCCTCCGGCACCAAGACCGCCACCTACACCCTGACGGTGACCGGCAGCGGTAGCGGCAGCTGCTCCGGCACCAACGGCACGGACGTGTCGATCCCGGACGCCGGGTCGGCGGTCACCAGCTCGATCACCATCGCCGGCTGCAACCGCAACGCCTCGTCCAGCTCCACCGTCGCGGTGAACATCGTGCACACCTACCGTGGTGACCTGGTCATCGACCTGCTCGCCCCGGACGGTTCGTCCTACCGGCTGAAGAACAGCAGCGGTTCCGACAGCACGGACAACGTGAACACCACCTACACGGTGAACCTGTCCAGCGAGGCGGCGAACGGCACCTGGCGCCTTCAGGTGCGCGACGTCTACCGCGCTGACACCGGCTACCTCAACACCTGGACCCTGAACCTCTGA
- a CDS encoding DUF397 domain-containing protein: MATQGFPVNLTQAHWFKSSKSGPNCDNCVEVAYVTGAVGVRDSKDKAGPALVFAPGDWRAFVAGTRDGVFGRD, from the coding sequence ATGGCGACGCAAGGATTCCCCGTGAACCTGACGCAGGCGCACTGGTTCAAGAGCTCGAAGAGCGGGCCGAACTGTGACAACTGCGTTGAGGTGGCGTATGTGACCGGGGCGGTCGGCGTCCGGGATTCGAAGGACAAGGCCGGACCGGCCCTGGTCTTCGCCCCGGGTGACTGGCGCGCCTTCGTCGCCGGCACACGGGACGGCGTCTTCGGACGGGACTGA